In one Flavobacteriales bacterium genomic region, the following are encoded:
- a CDS encoding dihydrofolate reductase family protein — translation MSTTCSVFCGVSLDGFIARPDGKLDFLEGDGTAAMGDHGYQAFIAGIDAIVMGRNTFEVVMGFEQWPYTKKVIVLSTRPVDLAAARSRGADAEVMSASPQELVAALAPKGLHRLYIDGGLTIQRFLRAGLIDRLIITRLPVLIGQGIPLFGALETDIRWKLVESRTYPGGLVQSEYRR, via the coding sequence ATGTCCACCACCTGTTCCGTGTTCTGCGGCGTCAGCCTCGATGGTTTCATCGCACGCCCCGATGGCAAGCTTGATTTCCTGGAGGGCGACGGCACGGCTGCGATGGGCGACCACGGCTACCAGGCTTTCATAGCCGGTATCGACGCCATCGTGATGGGGCGCAACACCTTCGAAGTCGTGATGGGCTTCGAGCAATGGCCCTACACGAAGAAGGTCATCGTGCTCAGCACCCGGCCGGTCGACCTCGCCGCCGCGCGCTCCCGGGGCGCTGATGCGGAGGTGATGAGCGCATCGCCGCAGGAACTGGTCGCCGCGCTCGCGCCCAAAGGCCTGCACCGCCTTTACATCGATGGTGGCCTCACCATCCAACGCTTCCTGCGCGCGGGCTTGATCGACCGCCTGATCATCACCCGGCTGCCGGTGCTCATCGGCCAAGGCATCCCGCTGTTCGGCGCATTGGAGACCGACATCCGCTGGAAGCTCGTCGAAAGCCGCACCTATCCCGGCGGCCTGGTGCAGAGCGAATACCGGCGAT